The DNA segment AACTGTGTACCGTCGGCTCCGGTAAACATGGTTCCGCCGTTGCTGTGCCTGTTGCCACCAATATTGAAGAGTGCTCCTTTTTCAGCTTTGGGTGCTTTTGCGGGTTTAGTACTGGCTATTTTTTTTACATTTTTAACCCCTGCTACTACAGCTGCCCCAGCTGCGAGAGCTCCTAGAGCAGGACCTACTATTGGAATTCCCGACATAGCACCATAGGCGGAAACAGCACTTTTAAAGGTGTCGATAGTGGCTTGGGCAATAGCCATTGCTTTACCTGCTTCGCTTTCTTTGCCTAATATAGTGGCAATGTTGTTATATGCACCTTTGGCAAGCTCTACTTTATTATTAAATTCAGCCTTTTTTATCTCTTCTAAATTTGCTGAATGATTTTTTTGGGCTTGTTCTTTTAAAGCATTAGATGCTTGGTCAGAAAGGTTTTCGTCAATTTTTCTTTGTTCTATTTCTGCGAGTTCTTGTGCATAACGTTCATTTTCAATAATTCTTTGTTGGTCATACTCATTAGCTGCCAAAGCGAGTTTTTGCTGAAATTCTTCCTCATGCTTTGCAACTTTTTCGGCTTTTTCCTGCTCTTCAAGAGCTTCATTATTTTCTTTTACGGTTGCCTTGTGCTCGTTTTCTATCTCTTCTTTTTGTGCGAGGTATGCTAAATCTTCTTCGCTAAGCAATTGATTTTTTGCTCTTTTTGCTTTGATGATTTCATCGTTAGTACCTAGCTCTACAGCTAGTGTTTTGAGTTTTTGCTCTTTAATGCCCTCTAACCTTTTGTTTTCTTCGGCAATTATTTCTGCTGTTAGTTCGGTTTCGGCAGTTATCTTACTTTTATGGTTTTCTAGATAATTAGCAAGTTTTAAATTAGCATTGGCAATAGCTACTTCTGCTTGTTCTTTAGAGCTGTCAATTTCTATTTGATTTAATTTTAGCTTGAGGGCAAGCTCATCGTTTTTTGTTCTTGCTGTTGCAGCAAATTCGGCTTTTGCAATAGCTGTTTTTTGTTCTTGTATGTTTTTTAGATAGGCTATTTCCTCTTCGGCAGACATTTCTTTTTGACTCTGTGCCTGCATATAAAGGTCAAGATTTAATTGTAGTCTTTTAGCCTCTTCACTGTTTGCATCACGTTGTTTTTGTCGTCTTTCTTTTTCTTTGGTTTCATGTTCTGAATGTATACTATCGACTTTATCGTATAGTGCCTTTTCTCCTGCTTGGTGTTGAGCAATAGCTTCATTTCTTTTCGCTACTAGATCTGCAAGTTCTGCCTTTTCTGCATCTGTAAATCCATTTTCTTGGTACTTTATTCGTAGCAACTCTATTTCTTGTTGCATACGATCGGCTATCAGCTTGTTATGGGCTGTTGCTGTATCGATTGCTTTTTTTGCTGCTGTTTCTCTTTCTTCAAAAGTTCTATTAGTATCGTCGGCTATTGTATTTTGCTTGTCAAGCTCTATACTAAGCTTACTTGTGTTTTTAGTGTATTCGGCAAGGCTTTTATCTAGTGCTTTTTGTAGCTCGTCTATTTTTTTACCTCTATTATAGGCTTCGGTTAAATAGGAGTTTGTTTCTGCAGCTGCCTCTGATATTTTATCGGTAATATTCTCGGTGCCTAGTGCTACTTTCCCCGCTGCATCGGCTGCTACTTTTGCAGCTTCGCTAAATTCGCCTTTAAACAGTAGTCCTATTGCTTTACCCAAATTGGGGATTAATTCTAGTAAACCAGTAAATCTATTTACAATATTATCTTTTATTAATGTTGCAAATTTTTCTATTGACTCTACAGGGTTGCTAAAGGCATCTACTAAAAATTTTCCAACATTTTGAAAAACAGTCATTAGGGCACTAAATACAGATTGTAATGGACGTGTTACAGCAGTAAGTTTGTCCATGCCTTCTTGTGTGCCTGTTAAATAGCTAGAAACTGCTTTAAATGCTAGCCCTAGTGCTGCAATTATTGCTCCTATGGGTGTGGCTATAAAGCTTAGTGATGCTTTTGTCATCCCTCCTATACCAGAGGTAATTCCTTTTAACCCTGATGATAATAACGGCATTACACCGCCTGCCTCTTGGGCTCTTGATATAAAGCCACCTAAACCGCCGTTTAGCAGGTTGATTTGGTTAAAAGAATCTTTTACTTGACTTTTATAGCCATCAAATGTAGTGTTTAGCCTTGTTTGGGCACTTGCATTTTCACTTATCCATTTGTTGTTTTCTTGTAATTTTGTGTTTATTAAGTCGAGGTTTTTTTGATAGTTGTCACTGTTTACATTTAGCTCTGATCTTAGTTTTATGAGCTTTTTATTGTTTTTGACATATTCATTTTCGGTTTTATTTGTTTTAGCTATTGAGGCTTCTAGTGCTTTTTGTTTGGCAATTAATTTTTCATTTGCTTTTAATTTTTCGCTAATTAATTTTGCTTGAACATTGTATTTTTCATTTAGGGTGTTTATAGTTTGAGTAAGTTCTTTGTACTCTTGTGTGTTTTTTTTGCCACTTGCAAACATTTCCATTTGTTTGTCAAGGAGTATCTTTAGTTGATTTTCGAGTGTTTTTTGACTTTCAATATATGGTTTAATATCTACGTCAATCTCTGCCAATATTATTTTCTCATTTCTCATTTTATACTACGGTTAGGGTTAAAATATTGCTTTCAAGACTTGTAGTTTTATCTATAGTGTTTGCTGTAAGGCTCACTTGATAATTGCCTGGTTGAGTATAGGTGAGATGATACTCATAATTTGATATTTTTGTTATTGTGGCATCTTGTGCATTTGTGTTAAAAGTATATGCTTTTTGATTGTAAATAGTATCTAGCCATATGGTTACTGTTTCGCCTGTTGCTGCTTGTTTTGAAGTTGTGCCAAAGCCGAAATTTATAAAAGGTTTTATGTTGCTTAGAGGTGTTATCATAATATAATGGTGACATTGTTAGACGGAATAGTGATTTGTACGATTTCGGAAAACTCGCCGCCTGCTTCGAGACGAATATGAAAATTACCTGTAGGTGTAGAGTTATAATATCGTGGATTTGATGAAGCTCCCATTGGTGAGTTGTCCCATGTTTGTTGGTTATCATCTGATATTTGTAGGGTAACGCTATTAACATCAATATTAAGGTCAAAATAGATAAGTACATTATGTGAGTCTACTAGTACTTTGTTTATTTTAATGGCAGGTGGTAATGCTGTTTCTTGTAGCCCGAAGTTTATTTTAATAAGTTCGCATTTTACAGTTTTGCCTTGTATATAATTGGTTATTTTATTGATAATAAAGTATCCTGCGAGTTGCTCTATATAATAGAGTTTTTTAAAGTCGAAATTAGCAATATCAATATCTGTTAGGTAGAGTTCGGCAGTTGTTATCATTGCATTTTGCAGCAATAACCTTAATGGGGTATAGTAGCTTTGTATGGTGTCATGAAAGGGTAATTTCCAGTAGTTTTCTACCCATATATTGCTTACATATGTACTTTGCCCTAGTTGTGGCGATTTTAGTTTAATACTTCTATTCTCATTCTCGGCTCTTAGTAGATAAAACCTTTTGTCTAGAGGTTTATAGCTTGTGGTTG comes from the Flavobacterium arcticum genome and includes:
- a CDS encoding PKD domain-containing protein; this translates as MITPLSNIKPFINFGFGTTSKQAATGETVTIWLDTIYNQKAYTFNTNAQDATITKISNYEYHLTYTQPGNYQVSLTANTIDKTTSLESNILTLTVV